TTTAGACTCTTTGATTTGAATTTCTGCAAGTTTACGGACATTGATGTCTTGAAAAGTACCGAAAATCTTTACACATTTTCCGTCTTTAAATTCAGGATTACCTATGGCTCTTACCCATATTTCTTTTCCTTTTTGGGTGATAAGTTGTAACTCTACATCCCAACTTTTACCTTGGGTAATAGCCTCTTCAATTGCTTTTGAAATGATTTCTCTTGAAATACCTTCTTTATAAAAATTGATTCCTGTTTCTACGTTAGGTTCAAAGTCGTCATCAACTTCGTGAATCTCTCTGGTCATATTTGTCCAGTGAACTTTGTTGGTAATTAAATTAACTTCCCATCCACCAATTCTAGAAACTTTATTAGTTTCTTCTAATAAGATTTTTGTTTTGGTTAAATCTTTTTCAAGTAAATATTGCTCTGTAATATCTACGGCATTACCAATAATGTAATCATCTCCTAGTTCGTTGTCTTGAAGAGTGTTGCTAAAAAACCATATACGTTTTGACCCATCTTTAGATATCGTAACCATTTGACCTTTAAATATCTTATTTTGCTTAATGGCTATTAAGTAATTGTCTATGTTTTCGTGTCTTTCTTTGGGAACAATATCATATAAGGTAAAGTTAAGTACTTCTTTAACAGTATATCCAATGGCCTTAGCACCGGACTCATTTACGGTAAGTAATTTTCCATTTAAATCGTGGGTACACATCAAACCTTGAGAGTTTTCAAAAAAGGATTTGAATCTTTTTTCGCTATTGGCTAACTTTAGGGTTAGACTAATATCTTCGGTAATATCTCGTGCATTGGCAAATATATTATCTGTCTTAGGCTCAAGCGTTGCTACCCATTGTAAAACTTTGTAATCCCCATCTTTAGTTTTAAATCTATGAGTAAAGTTTATGGCTTCTTCACCTTCTCTAAGTTTTTTAATTTCTTCTTGAGTACTTTTTACATCGTCTGGGTGAATAAAATCATAAAAGGAATTCTTTAATAATTTATCGGATTCCCATCCTAAACGATCGGTAAAAGCAGGGTTTACTTTTTTAAAGAAACCTTTGGTATTTGCAATACAGATTAAGTCTTTAGAAAGTAAAAACAATTTTCCAAAGTGCTTGTGTTCTTCTATTTTTCTTCTTTTAACAATTAATTCGGTAGCTTCTTTTGCTAGTATTTCTAAAGCCTCAGCTTGTTGATCTGTAATTTTTCTAGCAACAGTATCTATAACACATAAAGTTCCTAAGGCATTTCCGTTAGGATCTACTAGTGGCTGCCCGGCATAATATTTAACATTAGGGTTTCCAGTAACCAAAGGATTGTTTTTAAACCTATCATCTTTTGTAGCATCTTCTACCACAAAAACATCTTCTTGCATAATGGCATGATTACAAAAAGCAATCTCTCTAGGAGTTTCTGTAGCATCTATCCCTTGTTTAGATTTAAACCACTGTCTATTTCCATCTAATAAAGAAATCAAACAAATAGGGGTTTCACATATTAAAGATGCTAGTCTGGTAATTCTATCAAAATCTTCTTCATCTTCGGTATCTAAGATTTCGTAATCAAGTAAGGCTTGTAGTCTTTCAATTTCTTTTTGATTCGTGTTTTTATCTAAGTTACTCATAGAGGTTACTGTTTTTATAGAAATGATTAATTTATAAGAGAATTTCTTATAGATAAGTTTTAATGAAAATAAGAATATATTATGAGATAAAACATAGCTAAAGCCTACTTTTTTCCTAACTTTATTAATCATTAAATAATTTCCCCTTATGAGGCATAATTGCATGACTTTTAAAAAAGTTACTTTGTTTTTAATATTTATTTGTTGTTGTCAATTTGGTTTTGCTCAAGATTTTTCATCGGATGAACTTTTTTTACAAGCTAGAACAGCTGCTTTTGATGAAGATAATTATCCAAAAGCAATACAGTTAAGCAAACAAGCTTTAGAAAAAAGTCCGGATTACGCTGATATTAGAATTTTTTTAGGGAGAATTTATACTTGGTCTGACAAAGTAGAAGATGCTAGAAAAGAGTTTAAAAGAGTGTTAGCAAAAAGTCCAGATAATGAAGAAGCTAGTGTTGCATATGCCAACTTAGAATTTTGGAACAATAATTCTAGAGAGGCTTTAAAAGTGATTAATTCTGGGTTGTCACATCATCCTAACTCCATAGATTTATTGTTGTACAAAGCAAGGTTGTTAAATGATATAAAAAAATGGCCTGAGGCAGAAGAAGTTGTAGAGTCTATTTTAGAAAAAGATGATAAAAACGAAAAAGCTAGAGCCATGCTAATTAAAATTAAAGACAATTCTTTTAAACGTCAAGTGGGTGTGTCTTATGAGTATGTTTATTTTGATGATGGTTTTAATGGTAGAGATCCTTGGCAATTGGCAAGTGTAGATTTTAGCACCCAAACGCCAATAGGTTCTGTAATTGCTAGAGTAAATTATGCGAATAGATTTTTAACCAACGGATTTCAATACGAAATAGATGCCTATCCAAGTTTTACAGAAAATTTTAGGGCTTATATGAATGTTGGTTATTCCAATGCTAGTATTTTTCCTAATTACAGAGTTGGACTTTCTTTGTATCATGATTTACCAAAAAGTTTTGAGATAGAAGCAGGTTTTAGATATTTAAACTTTAGTAGTGATACTTGGATTTATACTGCATCTGTTGGTAAATATTACAAAAGTTTTTGGTTTAATTTTAGAACTTATTTAACTCCATCAGAAAGTGATTTATCTAAATCTATTTCTTTTTCAACAAGATATTATTACAGTGGTACAGATGATTATATAGGAATTAGAGTTGGTACAGGTTTGTCTCCCGATGATTCTTCTAACGCTAATACTATTGGGAATTCGGGTAATAATTTATCAGCTAGTAACATCAACTTAAACTACAGAAAAACCATTAAAAAACTTAATGTAATTACTTTAAGTTTTGGTTTTGAAAATCAAGAGTATAGATTAGATACAAGAGGAAATCAAATTGATTTTGGAGTGACTTATTCAAGACGTTTTAGATAAATGAAAAAAAAACATATATATATTATTGGAGCTGTTGTGTTGTTTCTTCCTTTGTGGATGTGGTTGTTTTGGCTATTTACTCCTAAAACCCATTTATTAGGTTCTATTGTAGATAAAACGGTTTTGACCAATAGTGGTCAAGAACACATTTCGCTTACTTGGATGTTAAACCATAAAAAGCTAACCAAAACACCAACAAAACTATATAAAGTAGACCATGATTATTTTGGTTTTTTTCCTAAAGAGGATGAAAAATTTAGAACCAAAGGTTTAGAAAGATTTACAGGAGATCAATTAGAAAAATTAAGTAAAGATGTTGATTTTGCTTACTATACAGATACTTATGGAATTTATAATAATGAGTGGTATACCAAAGATTCTACTAAAATAAGATATGGTAAATTATACGGAGGTTTAAGTCAAGAAGACTTAGAGTTTTTAACTCATATGAAAGCTAAAAAGAAATTGATTTTAGCGGAGTTTAATACCATTGCTTCTCCAACAACTTTAAGTAATAGACGTGGTTTTGAAAAGCTTTTTGGTATGCAATGGACAGGGTGGACAGGTCGTTATTTTGATAGTTTTGATACTATTAAAAATTTAGAACTTCCTAAATGGTTAGTTAAGAACTACGAAAAATACAATGATGAAGGATGGAAATTTAAAAAGTCTGGAATTGCCTTTGTAAATAATGGGGGAAGAGTTGTGGTTTTAGAAGATAGTTTAGATTTAAATAAAGAATTGCCTTATATCCATTCAGGTAAAAAAGGTCAAGAACAATTTGGCTTACCAGAAAAAATAAAATATTCTTTTTGGTTTGATATTATCAATATAGATCCAAATGTTAACGAAATAATTTCTGGCTATCAATTAGAGGTAAATGAGCATGGTGCAAAAAAACTAAAGGCTAATAAAATTCCTAAAAACTTTCCTGCAGTGATTAGACATAAAAGGGGAGGATATAGGTTTTATTACTTTTCTGGAGATTTTTCTGATAATCCAATCAGCATAACTAGTTCATATTTTAAAGGAATTGAATATTTTAAATGGATGTTCTTTGATGAATCTAGACCTATGGAAAGAAAAAGTTTCTTTTGGCAATTTTACTTTCCATTGCTAAATACCATTCTTGATGAAGAACAACTTATCTTAAATAAATAAAACAATTATTTTGTGTATTTCTGGTATATAGAATCAGGGATAATAGCTTTATCAACAGTAATGCTTTGACTTTTTCTTTTAAAGGTATTAAATAAGTTTTGTATTCTGTTTTTAATGTCTTCATCCTGTAAATTAGCTTCCCCCATATTTTGATTTAATTCAAATAAATTATCTCCGTTTAAATGATAATTCCCTAAAACGTAATCATTAATATCTGTTTTGGTTTGTATTAAAGGATAGCTATGGATGTTTCTAAAACTGCGAATAGTATCTAATCCATCACCCATCCAACTGGCAACACTAGGAGTTTTAATATTATAGCTATTTTTTAAATAAGATAATAGGCTAGGAGCAATATCAAAATGTGTAGAAACAGAAGCAAACATTTCGGTTCTTTTTAGCATAGGAGAATATATGATTAAAGGAACATGATACCTGTCTATTTTAGTAGCCATAGGAATTTCTGGTAATCTGTGATCACCGGTAATTAAAAATATGGTATTATCAAAGTCTGGTCTTTTTTTGTACTCGTTTATAAATTCCTTAACAGCATCATCAGCATATAAAACAGAAGCAAATTGAGCTTTATAGTTTCTGCGAGTATTTTTTGTTTTTTCATCAAGATTAAGTTCATCTAATCTTTCTTCAAATCGTTGGTTGTACCTATCTTGTTCTTCTACTAAAAATGGACTGTGTGTGGCAACGGTTAATAATACACTTAAACTAGGTTTATCGTTTTGTTTTTGGTTGTTTAAAAAATGTTTAAACATGGCTTTGTCACTGTAACCCCAAGAAAATCCACTAGTAGATGAGGCAGGTAATTTAACTGCATTGCTAGGGAAACTATCGTAATCATTTATGGCTACATTGTTTAGTTGTAAAAACAATTTCATGTTATCAAACCTAGACTCACCTCCGTAGTAAAAAGAAGTTTGATATCCGTTATTATTTAAAATATTAAACAAGGATAAATGTTTAGGCATTTTATCTCCAAGTGCTAAAAATCCATTCTCTCCAAATGGGAGTGAAGCCATTAATGAAGGTAGTACCGCAAAGGTTCTTCCTCCTTGACTTAAAAAGTTTTTCCAATACAAACTTTGGTTTGATAATGAATCTAAAAAAGGAGTAAAGTTTCCTAAATATGCTCCTTTGTTGGTAAAAGCCCTTCCTAATCCCTCAACTAAAATGATTACAATATTGGGTTTTTTCTCAGATTTATTAAAAAAAGTACTAAGTACATCGGGACTGTTGTTTTGATGTAAGAATGGATAATTTTCTTCATCAATATATTCAAAAGACAATATTTTTACTTCGTCACCTTCATAATCTCCAATATAACTATCAGCATAAATATCCATTTCATATACCTCAGGATAAAAATGTTTGTAAGTGCTTTTGTAAAAAAAATCACTTTTGTTTAGTACCAAGTTGTTTTCAAAATCTGAATTTAATTTTAAAGATTGTGAAATGCTGTTGGTATTAACAAAAAGCAATAGAATAGAAATAATAGGGAATAAAAAAGCAACTTTATAAGGTAGCTTTAAAAATTTATAACCAATATGTAGTACAAATATTAATAAAGCAGAAAAAATTAGTATTCCTATCACAGGCAAAACACCAACACCTCCAGCGGAACCTAAAGTTTGTTTAATATCTGCTATAGAATAGCTATAAATATCTGCCCCTAAAGGAACTAAAGCTGTGTTAAAATATTGTATCAAACACAAATGGATAATTGCCAATATCAGAATAAATATATAGGCAGTAATTTTGGCAATTCTTTTATTTATCATAAATAAAATGGTGTAGATAGTATATTCATAAAACAACCATTTTATCCAAAAGACTATATTTAGGGTAATTGACCAAAAACCAACTTTAACAATGTTTTTAGGGTATTCGTTAGTAATACCATTGTAAATAATTTCTCCAATAGATACAAAACAAAGTACCATAAGCCAAACAGAGAAAATACCAACAAAAGTTCTGTTGGCTTCTAAAAACTGATGAAATTTGGAGGTTTCTTTTATTGATTTCATGATGTTGTATTTTGGTCAGTATTTCCAAAGCCTGTTCTGGTCATTTCTCCCCAGCTTTTCTTTTTTCTTAGGTAATCTATATTTCCTCTAATTGCTGAATAGACAACAAAAGGATGAAAGAAAATAGGTTCTAACATGGCAGTAAACACTAGTTTTATAATTTCACTTTGTTTTTTGTATTGGTTATAAGTTAGTACTTCCATTAAGATAGCAAATACTGAATATAAAACCCCAAAACTAAAAACCATTAAAAGGAGGTGGATAAAATAGCTCCAATTAATCAATCCAAAAGCAGCAAAAAGGATAAAAGTAATCAGTCCTAAAAATTCTATGATAGGTGCTAAAAATTCAAAGAAAAACCAATAAGGATAGCTTAGTACTCCTAAAATTCCATAATCTGGATTAAAAAACATTTTTTTATGAATTTTAAGTGTTTCAATAGTTCCTCTGGTCCATCTGTTTCTTTGTCTTCCTAATATTTTAAAACTATCAGGAGCTTCAGTCCAACACAAAGGATCGGGAATAAAACTAACTTTATAAGGTAAATCGAGTTCTTCCATATAACGCCTCATTCTTACCACTAATTCAATATCCTCACCAACAGTTTCTGTATCATAACCACCACATTTAATGGCGATTTCTTTATCAAAAGCACCAAAAGCTCCAGAAATTAACAACAAACCATTTAATCTACTCCAGGCCATACGACCTAATAAAAAAGCTCTAATATATTCTAGCGTTTGTACTCTAGGTAAAAACTTTTTAGGGAGGTTTACTTTAATCAATCTACCATTTTCTATAACACAACTATTGGCAATTCTAATTACTCCACCAGTAGCAATTACTTTTTCCTCAGTGTTTTCTAAAAATGGTTTTACTAGTTTTAAAAGAGAGTCTTGTTCTAAAATACAATCAACATCAACACAAACAGTGTATTCATAACTAGAAATATTAATACCTGTATTTAAAGCATCTGCTTTACCACCGTTTTCTTTATCAACAACAATTAGTTTTCTGTAAATTAGTTTCCTACTTCTATATACTCCTTTAACAGGCTTTGTTTTGATTTGTGAATCAACAAAATATGAGGTTTTATATAGATCGTATTTGGCTATTAATTTTTCTAAAGAATCATCGGAACTACCATCGTTTACTATAATTAATTCTAGGTTGTTGTAATGTAAAGAAAGTAAGGATCTTACATTTTCAATAATTGTGGCGCCCTCGTTATATGCAGGGGCAATGATAGATACTCTAGGAGCTTCTGATGAGGAAGAAATAGCATTGTAATCTGTAAAGCTATTTTTATTTAGATAATATCTAGTTTCTCCAATGGAGTATATACCAATAAATATATAGGAAGTGATGAGTATGATAGAATACATCATTATTCCAAAACTGAAAAAATCAAATAATAAAGACTGCCAACTCATATGGTAATTTCTTCTTTTATTTGTTTAACAATTAAATCCATTGGATAATGGTTGGAAATTGAGTTATTACAGATATCCTCAAATTGATTGGGGTTGATTTTTGCAATAGTCCTTGTTAGTATTGTTTTTAATTGAATGTTTTCTGTTTGTAGTTTTTCAATTAAAAAAGGAATTTCATTATCTGTTCCAATTTCTTGTAGTGCAATTGCAATGACTAGTTTATTAGCATATACTTCTTTGTCAAAAATATTTATAAATAAACTAGGAGTGGTGCTGTTAAATATTTTAGCAATGGTTTTAATAGCTTGTTGTCTAATTTTTTCTGATTGATGTTCTATACATAATAAAACTTCGTTATAAAGTTCAAAAAGGTGATATTCATCAATCAATTTTAAAGCAAATATTACCACACTATTATTTTTAGATTTTAACCAAATATCAATACCATTAAAACTAT
Above is a genomic segment from Wenyingzhuangia fucanilytica containing:
- a CDS encoding YaiO family outer membrane beta-barrel protein; its protein translation is MRHNCMTFKKVTLFLIFICCCQFGFAQDFSSDELFLQARTAAFDEDNYPKAIQLSKQALEKSPDYADIRIFLGRIYTWSDKVEDARKEFKRVLAKSPDNEEASVAYANLEFWNNNSREALKVINSGLSHHPNSIDLLLYKARLLNDIKKWPEAEEVVESILEKDDKNEKARAMLIKIKDNSFKRQVGVSYEYVYFDDGFNGRDPWQLASVDFSTQTPIGSVIARVNYANRFLTNGFQYEIDAYPSFTENFRAYMNVGYSNASIFPNYRVGLSLYHDLPKSFEIEAGFRYLNFSSDTWIYTASVGKYYKSFWFNFRTYLTPSESDLSKSISFSTRYYYSGTDDYIGIRVGTGLSPDDSSNANTIGNSGNNLSASNINLNYRKTIKKLNVITLSFGFENQEYRLDTRGNQIDFGVTYSRRFR
- a CDS encoding LTA synthase family protein; translated protein: MKSIKETSKFHQFLEANRTFVGIFSVWLMVLCFVSIGEIIYNGITNEYPKNIVKVGFWSITLNIVFWIKWLFYEYTIYTILFMINKRIAKITAYIFILILAIIHLCLIQYFNTALVPLGADIYSYSIADIKQTLGSAGGVGVLPVIGILIFSALLIFVLHIGYKFLKLPYKVAFLFPIISILLLFVNTNSISQSLKLNSDFENNLVLNKSDFFYKSTYKHFYPEVYEMDIYADSYIGDYEGDEVKILSFEYIDEENYPFLHQNNSPDVLSTFFNKSEKKPNIVIILVEGLGRAFTNKGAYLGNFTPFLDSLSNQSLYWKNFLSQGGRTFAVLPSLMASLPFGENGFLALGDKMPKHLSLFNILNNNGYQTSFYYGGESRFDNMKLFLQLNNVAINDYDSFPSNAVKLPASSTSGFSWGYSDKAMFKHFLNNQKQNDKPSLSVLLTVATHSPFLVEEQDRYNQRFEERLDELNLDEKTKNTRRNYKAQFASVLYADDAVKEFINEYKKRPDFDNTIFLITGDHRLPEIPMATKIDRYHVPLIIYSPMLKRTEMFASVSTHFDIAPSLLSYLKNSYNIKTPSVASWMGDGLDTIRSFRNIHSYPLIQTKTDINDYVLGNYHLNGDNLFELNQNMGEANLQDEDIKNRIQNLFNTFKRKSQSITVDKAIIPDSIYQKYTK
- a CDS encoding glycosyltransferase family 2 protein, encoding MMYSIILITSYIFIGIYSIGETRYYLNKNSFTDYNAISSSSEAPRVSIIAPAYNEGATIIENVRSLLSLHYNNLELIIVNDGSSDDSLEKLIAKYDLYKTSYFVDSQIKTKPVKGVYRSRKLIYRKLIVVDKENGGKADALNTGINISSYEYTVCVDVDCILEQDSLLKLVKPFLENTEEKVIATGGVIRIANSCVIENGRLIKVNLPKKFLPRVQTLEYIRAFLLGRMAWSRLNGLLLISGAFGAFDKEIAIKCGGYDTETVGEDIELVVRMRRYMEELDLPYKVSFIPDPLCWTEAPDSFKILGRQRNRWTRGTIETLKIHKKMFFNPDYGILGVLSYPYWFFFEFLAPIIEFLGLITFILFAAFGLINWSYFIHLLLMVFSFGVLYSVFAILMEVLTYNQYKKQSEIIKLVFTAMLEPIFFHPFVVYSAIRGNIDYLRKKKSWGEMTRTGFGNTDQNTTS